A single Halanaerobiales bacterium DNA region contains:
- the accC gene encoding acetyl-CoA carboxylase biotin carboxylase subunit, producing MFEKVLIANRGEIAVRIIRALHEMGIEAVAVYSEADKDSLHVQLADEAYCIGPANPAQSYLNIPSIISVAEVSGADAIHPGYGFLSENAHFAEVCESSGLNFIGPSSEVISLMGDKTKARETMINADVPIVPGTEKGLKDKEEAIEVAKKIGYPLIIKAAAGGGGKGMRIVHKESNLENAIQTAKNEADKSFGNDEVYLEKYVEEPRHIEFQILGDEKGNIIHLNERDCSIQRRHQKVIEESPSPALSPELRKEMGEVAVKAAKSVNYVNAGTVEFLLDNENNYYFIEMNTRIQVEHPVTEFITGVDILKEQINIAAGKELSIKQDEVEIRGSAMECRINAEDPDNDFRPTPGKIENYIVPGGPGVRIDSGVYPGYFINPYYDSMIGKLIVHGENREETLARMERALSEYIIEGLVTNIPFHLKVLNNAFFRKGEYYTNFINRRIMIE from the coding sequence TTGTTTGAAAAAGTTCTGATAGCTAATAGAGGAGAAATTGCAGTAAGGATAATTAGGGCTTTACATGAAATGGGAATAGAAGCAGTTGCAGTTTATTCTGAAGCTGATAAAGACTCGTTACATGTCCAGTTAGCTGATGAAGCCTATTGTATTGGTCCTGCTAATCCAGCTCAAAGTTATTTAAATATACCGAGTATTATCAGTGTAGCTGAGGTTAGTGGAGCAGATGCTATTCATCCTGGATATGGATTTTTATCGGAAAATGCCCATTTTGCTGAAGTTTGTGAAAGTAGTGGACTTAATTTTATAGGTCCAAGTTCAGAAGTAATATCTTTAATGGGGGACAAAACTAAAGCCAGAGAAACTATGATAAATGCTGATGTACCAATAGTACCTGGTACTGAAAAAGGTTTAAAAGATAAAGAAGAGGCAATTGAAGTTGCAAAAAAAATTGGTTATCCTTTAATAATTAAAGCTGCTGCTGGTGGTGGCGGTAAAGGTATGAGAATTGTTCATAAGGAATCAAATTTAGAAAATGCTATTCAAACCGCTAAAAATGAAGCAGACAAATCTTTCGGAAATGATGAAGTCTATCTTGAAAAATATGTAGAAGAGCCAAGACATATAGAATTTCAAATTTTAGGAGATGAAAAAGGAAATATAATCCATTTAAATGAAAGAGATTGCTCTATTCAAAGAAGACATCAAAAAGTTATTGAAGAATCTCCTTCTCCGGCCCTAAGCCCGGAACTGAGAAAAGAAATGGGTGAGGTAGCAGTTAAAGCTGCCAAAAGTGTTAATTATGTAAATGCCGGTACAGTTGAGTTTTTACTTGATAATGAAAATAATTACTATTTTATAGAAATGAATACTAGAATTCAGGTTGAGCATCCAGTTACAGAGTTTATAACAGGAGTAGATATTCTAAAAGAACAAATTAATATAGCTGCTGGAAAAGAGTTGAGTATAAAACAGGATGAAGTTGAAATTAGAGGTTCAGCTATGGAATGTAGAATTAATGCTGAAGATCCTGATAATGATTTTCGTCCAACTCCAGGTAAAATAGAAAATTATATAGTACCAGGAGGTCCAGGTGTTAGAATTGATAGTGGGGTTTATCCTGGTTATTTTATTAATCCATATTATGACTCTATGATTGGGAAATTAATTGTTCATGGAGAAAATAGAGAAGAGACTCTTGCAAGAATGGAAAGAGCTTTATCTGAATATATAATTGAAGGCCTGGTAACAAATATTCCTTTTCATTTAAAAGTATTAAATAATGCATTTTTTAGAAAAGGAGAATACTATACTAATTTTATTAATAGGAGAATTATGATAGAATAG
- a CDS encoding DUF2273 domain-containing protein, with amino-acid sequence MKKEEFYEELLKMFKKDKGKIIGALIGLLAGILFLVVGFFKTILIIICTLIGLYLGSRWDVEGDVKKILHKILPPGMH; translated from the coding sequence ATGAAAAAAGAAGAATTTTATGAAGAGCTTCTAAAAATGTTTAAAAAAGACAAAGGAAAAATTATTGGGGCTCTAATTGGTTTATTAGCAGGAATATTGTTTTTAGTAGTTGGTTTTTTTAAAACCATTTTAATAATAATATGTACCCTTATTGGTTTATACTTAGGATCAAGATGGGATGTAGAAGGTGATGTGAAAAAAATTCTACACAAAATTCTACCACCTGGAATGCACTAA
- the amaP gene encoding alkaline shock response membrane anchor protein AmaP: MKLAYRSMIFIMTIIFMFVSIVLAFYAFGFAQQNFLPVLFENIYSQWEYGILFLFLFLASSAILYPFFNIEKSYKKTLINSTDLGDVNITLGAIDNLVKKIVKKREGIFDINTDIDSDDSGLNISLSVKVYSDYIIPELTNELQKVVKSYLEDTTGVTVNSVKILVSEIDSKKNKVKEK; encoded by the coding sequence ATGAAACTGGCATATCGATCAATGATTTTTATTATGACAATTATTTTTATGTTTGTGAGTATAGTATTAGCTTTTTATGCTTTTGGTTTTGCCCAACAAAACTTTTTACCCGTCTTATTTGAAAATATTTATTCACAATGGGAGTATGGAATATTATTTTTATTTTTGTTTTTGGCTTCTTCAGCTATTTTATATCCTTTTTTCAATATTGAAAAAAGCTATAAAAAAACTTTAATTAATAGCACTGATCTTGGTGATGTTAATATAACCTTGGGGGCTATAGATAATCTGGTAAAAAAAATTGTAAAAAAACGAGAAGGAATTTTTGATATTAATACTGATATAGATAGTGATGATTCAGGTTTAAATATTAGTCTTTCTGTAAAAGTTTATTCTGATTATATTATCCCGGAGTTAACTAATGAATTACAGAAAGTGGTTAAGTCTTATTTGGAAGATACTACCGGAGTAACGGTTAATAGTGTTAAAATTTTAGTAAGCGAGATAGATAGTAAAAAAAATAAAGTTAAAGAAAAATAG
- the otsB gene encoding trehalose-phosphatase — protein MNKNILKDENFLKLEQKLKINKNILLFLDYDGTLSHFKKNPKTAYPVKGVKNIIKKISESKFINITIISGRNLEDLKEKIKLNNINYAGLHGLEMKDYNPKNLNQNEIKYYINMIKEKYKEKINKDQLYLEDKKFVLSIHYRNNFKEVKKLKNFINNLVDKKQFEVMEGRKIIEIRPKGWDKGKAVKMIRKKSFINQSPFEIYIGDDTTDEDAFSVINGFSIYVKNEKEMSKQADFFLNSPDEVYKFLNKFNNTLKNLR, from the coding sequence ATGAATAAAAACATTCTTAAAGATGAAAATTTTTTGAAACTAGAACAAAAATTAAAAATAAATAAAAATATTTTGCTCTTTCTTGATTATGATGGCACTCTCTCTCATTTTAAAAAGAATCCCAAAACAGCTTATCCGGTTAAAGGTGTTAAAAACATAATCAAAAAAATATCAGAATCAAAATTTATTAATATAACTATTATTTCCGGAAGAAATTTAGAAGATTTAAAAGAAAAAATTAAATTAAATAATATTAATTATGCCGGGCTGCACGGTTTAGAAATGAAAGATTATAATCCGAAAAATTTAAATCAAAATGAAATAAAATATTATATTAATATGATAAAAGAAAAATATAAGGAAAAAATTAATAAAGACCAACTTTATTTAGAAGATAAAAAATTTGTACTTTCTATTCACTATAGAAATAATTTTAAGGAAGTTAAAAAACTTAAAAATTTTATTAATAATTTGGTCGATAAAAAACAATTTGAAGTAATGGAAGGAAGAAAAATAATAGAAATAAGACCAAAAGGATGGGATAAGGGTAAAGCAGTAAAAATGATAAGAAAAAAATCTTTTATAAATCAAAGTCCATTTGAAATATATATAGGTGATGATACTACAGATGAAGACGCTTTTTCAGTTATTAATGGTTTTTCTATCTATGTGAAAAATGAAAAAGAAATGAGTAAACAAGCTGATTTTTTTCTTAATAGTCCTGATGAAGTTTACAAATTTTTAAATAAATTTAATAATACATTAAAAAATTTAAGATAA
- a CDS encoding Asp23/Gls24 family envelope stress response protein — protein sequence MENKKSEELGTIKIANEVVAIISGLAATEVEGVAGMSGGIAGGIADMLGRKNLSKGVKVEVGDSETSVDIFVIVDYGSSIPDVAWNIQDNVRKAIESMTGLNAVEINVHVQGVDFESEEEIEENEEE from the coding sequence ATGGAAAATAAAAAAAGTGAAGAATTAGGTACAATTAAAATTGCAAATGAGGTAGTAGCTATTATTTCAGGATTGGCAGCTACTGAAGTAGAAGGAGTAGCCGGAATGAGTGGTGGAATTGCTGGTGGTATAGCAGATATGCTAGGTAGAAAGAACCTCTCTAAAGGAGTAAAAGTAGAAGTTGGAGATTCTGAAACTTCTGTTGATATTTTTGTAATTGTTGATTATGGTTCTTCAATACCAGATGTTGCCTGGAATATACAGGATAATGTAAGAAAAGCTATAGAAAGTATGACCGGTTTAAATGCTGTAGAAATAAATGTTCATGTCCAGGGCGTAGATTTTGAAAGTGAAGAAGAAATTGAAGAGAATGAGGAAGAATAA
- a CDS encoding radical SAM protein produces the protein MDYVGKIWRPPSEGNSFILQTTVGCSHNKCKFCNMYKNKKFKIKDIDIIKKDIDEGFKNYKNHRRVFLADGDALIIPTDKLLKILDYLNNKFQYLHRITTYATPKSINDKSINDLKKLRKKGLKMVYLGLESGSEKVLKEMKKGANPEDFLKAAKKLKKANIKNSITIILGLGGKEKSKLHAQKTGNLVSKIEPEYLSALTLMVKKEIPLYKKIKNDKFQLLNPTEVLDELYEIINNIKVEKKCVFRSNHASNYYSIKGTLPADKEKILNKLNYILNNPKKYNLKNENWRRL, from the coding sequence ATGGATTATGTTGGCAAAATATGGCGCCCTCCCAGTGAAGGAAATAGTTTTATATTACAGACAACAGTAGGTTGTTCCCATAATAAATGTAAATTCTGTAATATGTACAAAAATAAAAAATTTAAAATTAAGGATATAGATATAATTAAAAAAGATATTGATGAAGGATTTAAAAATTATAAAAATCATCGAAGAGTTTTTCTGGCTGATGGTGATGCTCTAATAATACCTACTGATAAATTATTAAAAATATTAGATTATTTGAATAATAAATTTCAATATTTACACAGAATTACTACTTATGCTACCCCAAAAAGTATAAATGATAAATCAATAAATGATCTAAAAAAACTAAGAAAAAAGGGATTGAAAATGGTTTATTTAGGTTTAGAATCTGGTTCTGAAAAAGTTCTAAAAGAAATGAAAAAAGGCGCTAATCCAGAAGACTTTTTAAAAGCGGCAAAAAAGTTAAAAAAAGCAAATATCAAAAATTCTATTACAATAATTTTAGGATTAGGTGGTAAAGAAAAATCAAAATTACATGCCCAAAAAACAGGTAATTTAGTTTCAAAAATAGAACCAGAATATTTAAGTGCATTAACTCTTATGGTGAAAAAAGAGATTCCTTTATATAAAAAAATTAAAAATGATAAATTCCAATTACTAAACCCTACCGAAGTTTTAGATGAACTTTATGAAATTATCAATAATATAAAAGTTGAGAAAAAATGTGTTTTCAGATCAAATCATGCTTCTAACTATTATTCAATTAAAGGAACATTACCTGCAGATAAAGAAAAAATATTAAACAAACTAAATTATATTTTAAATAATCCTAAAAAATATAATCTCAAAAATGAAAATTGGAGACGCCTTTAA
- the nusB gene encoding transcription antitermination factor NusB, translating to MSKITRHQQRIWSLQILYSIDLKNKFNLENAEKEIKNIKEKNKLMEKKYYFEKLVIGIVEDRNNLDKYINEKAVDWTIERMAVIDRNILRLSLYEMEEDLVPVGVAINEAVELAKEYGDDKSSGFINGILART from the coding sequence ATGTCAAAAATCACCCGTCATCAACAAAGAATATGGAGTTTGCAAATTTTATATAGTATTGATTTAAAAAATAAATTCAATCTAGAAAATGCAGAAAAAGAAATTAAAAATATAAAAGAAAAAAATAAATTAATGGAAAAAAAATATTATTTTGAAAAGTTAGTTATAGGAATAGTAGAAGATAGAAATAATTTAGATAAATATATAAATGAAAAAGCTGTGGATTGGACAATAGAAAGAATGGCTGTTATAGATCGAAATATTTTGCGTTTATCATTATATGAAATGGAAGAGGATTTAGTACCTGTTGGAGTAGCTATTAATGAAGCAGTAGAATTAGCTAAAGAATATGGTGATGATAAATCTTCTGGATTTATTAATGGAATTTTAGCCAGGACTTGA